Proteins co-encoded in one Sus scrofa isolate TJ Tabasco breed Duroc chromosome 14, Sscrofa11.1, whole genome shotgun sequence genomic window:
- the USMG5 gene encoding up-regulated during skeletal muscle growth protein 5 produces the protein MAGPETDAQFQFTGIKKYFNSYTLTGRMNCVLATYGGIALLVLYFKLRSKKTPAVKAT, from the exons ATGGCAGGTCCAGAAACGGATGCCCAATTCCAGTTCACTGgtatcaaaaaatatttcaactcTTACACTCTCACAGGGAGAATGAAT tgtgTGCTGGCCACATATGGAGGTATTGCTTTGCTAGTCTTATACTTCAAGTTAAGGTCTAAAAAAACTCCAGCTGTGAAAGCAACATAA